TTGGCGAAACGCTGTTCGACTTCCAGGTCGCTGCCGTCAAAATTGCCGCCCACCACCTGAACAAGCGTGGCGGCGTGCTGATCGGCGACGTGGTCGGTCTGGGCAAGTCGATGATGGCCACCGCACTCGCCAAGGTATTCGAGGACGATTACCACACCGAAACGCTCATCATCTGCCCCAAGAACCTTGTTTCGATGTGGGAAGACTATGCCCACCGGTATCGCCTGCACGCCAAAGTACTGCCGCTATCCAAAGTACTGACCGAACTCCCGGAGAAAACCCGACGTTACCGGTTGGTCCTTATCGATGAATCCCACAACTTGCGCAACAAGGAGGGTAAGCGCTGGAAAGTCATCCGCGAGTACATCGAGCGCAATGACAGCCTTACCGTTCTGCTCTCGGCCACACCTTACAACAAGACCTACCTCGACCTTTCCGCGCAACTGGCCTTGTTCCTGAATGAAGATGCAGACATCGGTATCCGCCCCGAAAAACTGCTGACCGAGTTGGGCGGCGAGCACGAATTCATCCGCCGTCATCAGTGTGGCGTGCGATCGCTGGCAGCATTCGAGAAGAGCGAAATTCCCGATGACTGGCGCGATCTCATGCGCCTGTACATGGTGCGCCGCACGCGCGGCTTCATCATGCAGCACTACACCCACGAAGACGAGCGTGGCAAATACCTACTGTTCTCGGATGACCGGAAATCCTACTTTCCGAAGCGCCTGCCCAAGAACCTCAGTTTCAAAATCGATGATGCGAATCCGTCTGACCCCTACGCACGCTTCTACAGCGAACCGGTGGTCAATGCGATCAACGAACTGATCCTGCCGCGCTACGGCCTGGGCAACTACATCGCCCCCAAGCCCAAGACGCCACCCACGCCGCATCAGGCGAAGGTTATCGAGGGGCTTTCTCGCGCCGGCACGCGCCTGATGGGCTTTTGCCGCACCAATCTGTTCAAACGCCTGGAAAGTGCCGGCCCGGCATTCATCCTGTCCATCGAGCGCCACATCCTGCGCAACTTCATTGTCTTGCACGCCATTGAGAACGGTCTGGACATCCCGCTGGGCACGCAGGATGCCGAACTGCTCGATACACGCCACTACGACGAAGATCCCGATGGCCTGCTGGCGGATGACAATGGTGACGATGACGTTACCGATCCGACGGCCACCAATGGCCTGCGCACCGAGGCCGACTACCGCGCCCGCGCTGCCAAGGCCTATGAGGCCTACAGCGGTGCGCTGAAAAGCCGCTTCAAATGGCTTCCGGGAACACTGTTCGTCAAGGCGCTTGCCAAAGACCTGCTCTCGGATGCGCTGTCGCTGTTGAAAGTCTTGGCGATGTGCGGCGAATGGAATCCAAAGCAAGATACGAAACTCGATGCCCTGATCGATTTGATCGAGAAACGCCATCCGAAGGAAAAGCTCCTCGTATTCACCCAGTTTGCCGACACGGCCCGTTATCTCAATGCACAGTTGGTCGCACGTGGTATCAAACAAGTGGAGGAGGCCACCGGGCAGAGCGCAGACCCGACCTCGTTGGCCTGGCGTTTTTCGCCGGAATCGAACGGCAAACGCGAGCAGATCAAAAAGGCCGAAGAGCTGCGTGTGCTGATTGCGACCGATGTGCTCTCCGAAGGCCAGAACCTGCAAGACGCGCACATCATCGTCAACTACGATCTGCCCTGGGCCATCATCCGGCTGATTCAACGTGCCGGCCGCGTCGACCGTATCGGCCAGCACTCCGACACCATCCTCTGCTACTCTTTTGTCCCGGCCGAAGGGGTGGAGCGGCTCATCAACCTGCGCGCCCGGGTCAAGCAACGCCTAATCGAAAACGCCGAGGTTGTGGGTTCCGACGAAAGCTTCTTCGACGACGACACCGACGAAGAACTGATCCGCGATCTCTACACCGAGAAGAACGGCATCCTCGACGACGACGGCGACACCGAGGTCGATCTGGCCTCCTACGCATACCAGATATGGAAGAACGCCACGGATGCCGATCCATCGCTGGCAGCCAAGATCGAGGCCATGCCCAACGTCGTCTACGCCACCAAGGCCCACGAGCACAATCCAGCATCACCTCGGGGCGTGCTGGTTTATATGCGCACCGCCCAGGGCAACGACGCGCTGGCCTGGATGGACAAAGCCGGCAAGCCGGTCACCCAGTCCCAGCTCACCATTCTGAAAGCCGCCGCCTGTGCGGCGGACACGCCGCCCCTGCCACGTACCGAGCATCACCACACGCTCACGCAGCAAGGTCTGGCTCACATTGTTGAAGAAGAAAAATCCTTCGGCGGTGCGCTGGGCCGACCCTCGGGCGCGCGCTTCAAGGCCTTCGAGCGCCTCAAGCGCTTCCGCGAAGGGCTGGGCGACAAACGCGATCTGTTCATCACCGACGAATACGTGCGCCGCATCGACCGGGTGATGGAAGAAATCTACCGTTATCCGCTCTACCAGTCGGCTACCGACAGCCTCAACCGCCAGATCAAGGCCGGCATTGGCGACCACCAGCTACTGGACATCGTTTTCTCTCTGCGCGAAGACGGGCGTTTGTGCGTGATTGACGATCAAGATCAGCAGAAAGAGTCCAAACTCATCTGCTCGATGGGCCTGGCCTGAGCCCACAGGGGAAAGAAAAGAACATGACGATTGACGCCGCCCGCTTCCAGAAACTGCTTGGCGAATTCAAGCTGGAGCAGCTTTTCAACGAACTCGGTTGGGAGCGCCCCCACCTCAAGCCGCAGGCCATAACGGCTAACGGCGAGTCTTTCTCGCTGACCAACATCGCGCACAAGCGTGGCGTGGCTGTCTTCCGCTGTTCGCCGGATAGCAGTGGCAAGGTGCCCGCGCGACCGATGCTGCTCAAGATCGAGAAAGAAGCCGCCAAGCTCGCCCACGAGCATCTCTTGGTCTTTGCCGATGCCGGTGAAACCATGCTCACCTGGCTGTGGGTGTCGCGTGCGCCGGGACAGCCCACCACGACCCGCACGCATACCTGGCACAAGGGGCAGAGCGGCGAATCATTGCGGCAGAAGCTCACGCAGATAGTCTGGTCGCTGGAAGAGGAAGAGGCCATCACCCTCACCGACGTGATCACCGGCTTGCGCAACGCTTTTGACCGCGACCGCATTTCCAAGAGCTTTTACGACAAGTTCAAGGCCCAGCACGAAGCCTTCGCCGATTTCATCGAGGGCCTCTCCGCTGCCAGCGACAAGGCCTGGTATGCCTCGCTGATGCTCAACCGGCTGATGTTCGTCTACTTCATCCAGAAGAAGGGTTTTCTGGATGGTGATGAAAATTATCTGGCCAATCGGATGGCTCAGGTTCAGGCCGCGGCCGGCAAGGGCAAGTTCCACAGCTTCTACCGCCAGTTCCTGCGTCGCCTGTTTCACGAAGGTCTTGGTCAGGCCAAGGGCGAGCGCAACCCCGAACTCACCCGCCTGATCGGTGATGTGCCGTATCTGAACGGCGGCCTCTTCTCTCTGCACGAATTGGAAGAAGCCAACCCAAGCATCGAGGTACCCGACGAAGCCTTCGAACGCCTGTTCGCTTTCTTCGACGCCTGGGACTGGCACCTCGATGACCGGCCGCTCGCCAGCGGGAAGGAAATCAATCCCGATGTGCTCGGCTACATCTTCGAGAAATACATCAACCAGAAGCAGATGGGGGCGTACTACACCAAGGAAGACATCACCGAATACATCAGCAAGAACACAGTCGTGCCGCACCTGATCGAGCAGGCACGCGAGCGCTGCAAGGTCGCGTTCGACGGCGAAGCCTCGGTGTGGAACCTGCTCAAAGCCGACCCCGACCGCTATGTCTACCCGGCGATGAAAACCGGAGTTATCGACGCTGCCGGCAACGTCGTGCCCGAAACCGCTTTGCCCGACTTTGTGCAAGCCGGCATGAAGGACGCCAAGGCACGGATGTTCGAACGCCGCTATAACCTCGGCGAAGCCGTGTTCCACACCGCCTTCGGCGAGCGCGGCACGCTGCCCACCGAAACCTGGCGCGAATACGTTGAGCGCCGCAGCCGCTGCCTGGCCGTGCGTGGCAAACTGGTCAGGGGCGAAGTGAAGAGCGCCGACGATCTCATCACCCTCAACCTCAACATCCGCCAGTTTATGCAGGACGTCATCGACACCTGCACCGGCCCCGACCTGTTGCGCGCCGTCTGGCAGGCCATCGTCGGGCACGTGCCGGAAAAAGCGAACGAAAAGTTCCGTCACGGCATCACCATCCTCGACCCCACATGTGGTTCGGGCGCCTTCCTCTTCGCCGCACTGGGCGTCCTGGAACCGCTCTACGAAGCCTGCCTGGAGCGCATGGAGGGTTTTGTCGAGGATGCGAAAAAGCTCGGCAAGGCCGGGGAGGCCGATTTCGCCAAGGTGCTGGCCGAAGTGGACAAGCACCCTTCGCGCCGCTACTACATCTTCAAGAGCATCATCCTGCACAACCTCTTCGGCGTGGACATCATGGCCGAGGCGGTGGAAATCTGTAAGCTGCGCCTCTTCCTCAAACTGGTGTCGCAAGTGGATGCCGGGCGCGAACTCGAGCCGCTGCCCGACATCGACTTCAATATCCGTGCCGGCAACACCCTGGTCGGCTACGCCACCGAAGCCCAGTTCGACTCCATCGGTACAGGGAAGATGGAGTACGGTGAGCAGCAAGATCACAAGGCACGAATCAAAGCTGATCTGGCGGACCTTGCTGATGCCTTCGATTTCTTTCGCGGGCAGCAGACCGTGCATGGCGGCAAGGTTACGGCGGACGACAAACGCAAGCTGCGTGACAAACTGAACGGCCTGAGTCTGGAACTGGATCGGTATCTGGCCCGCAACTATGGTATCGACCCCGACAAGGCCAAGCCCCTCGCCGCCTGGCGCGAGAGCCACCAGCCTTTCCACTGGTTTGCCGAGTTCTACGGCGTAATGAGGGGGGGCGGATTCGATGTGGTGATTGGGAATCCGCCGTATGTCGAGTACAAGGATGTCAAGCAAAGCTATACGGTCCGCGCGTTTCAAAGCGAAAGTTGCAGCGACCTATATGCGTTTAGTACTGAGCGGTCCGTGGAGATTATTGGAACCCAAGGACGTCTCGGCCTGATCGTACCAATTTCTGTTTTCGGAACCGATGGCTTTCAGCCGTTGCAACGTCTTGTTCTTGATGCAATCAATCCGATTTGGGTATCAAGTTTCTCGAATCGCCCGTCTCAGTTGTTTGATGGAGCCCAAAAGAGACTAACCATACTTTTGGGGCGACAATCAGTTGAACGTTCCGGGGCAATCTACACGGCTCGGTATTATCGATGGAAGCGCGAAGAATTCGAAAGCCTTTTCCGATCTCGAATTACATACGTTGCACAGGACTCCGCGTTCCGCGTGTTCCCGGCGTCGCTTGAGAAACTGGGTAGCACTATCGAGACAAAGGCATTTGAGCAGTTGGTTGCATCCAGGGAGAGGTTAGCGGCGGCGACAGCTCGAACGGGCCAGTCGAAGGTCTATTACACAAGGAAGTTCGGGTATTTTCTCGCCTTCCTGGATTTCGTGCCTGAGGTGGTCAATAGCAGGTCTGGGGTTCGGGTTCTACCGTCTGAGCTCAAGGAGCTCGGATTCGATTCAAGCGAATCAGTTTGCGCAGTAGTCGGTGCACTCAGTTCGTCTACATTCTTCTGGTTTTGGAACGTTCTTTCTGACTGCCGGAACCTTAATCGTCGAGATCTTCTCGCTTTCCCGTTTGACCCACACCGAGTGCCTCGTGATTTCGGGAAAAAAATGTCCGATCTGGGAAGGCTCTATCTGAAGAAGCTACGCTCAACATCCAGCTCGATGATCAAGAGCGGGCTCACCATCGAGACATTCGATTACGCCCAGTGCAAGCAGATCGCAGATGACATTGACGTGCTACTCGCATGGCATTTCGGTCTGGATGACGAGGAACTAGACTTCATCGTCAACTACGACATCAAATACCGCATGGGTGGGGCCGACGAGGAAGCATGAAGCCCACACTCGTCACCTTGCCACATCTATGCGCCCAGCGTGTCGGCATTGAAGCCGCCGCCCAAATAGTCGGCGCTGGTGAGACGGCATTGCTAGCGGAACCGCTGCTCGGCCTCATTGCATCCCGCGAATGCCCCGGCCACGTCCTGCTCGAAACCCTCGACTGCGTGCCGGAATGGGTCAAGGCTGGCCGGGTCATCGTCAGCGGTTATCACTCGCCGCTGGAGCAGCAGGTGCTGCGCTCGGTGCTCCGGCGCAAGGGGCGCGTGGTCAAGGTGCTGGCGCGCGGCATGAAGGAATATCGCCCGCAACCCGAGGAACGCGAACCACTGACGACCGGTCGGATGCTGGTCATCACCGCCTGTCCCACAGAGGTGCGCCGCACCACTCGCGAAACGGCGCTGGCCCGCAACCGGTTGGTGCTGGCGCTAGCCAGCGAGATCATCGTGCCGTATGTCGCTGACGACAGCCCCATGGCTCGGCTACTGGAGGAAATCTGCCATGCATGACCTCATCGGCCCTCAGGCAGAAGCCCTGGTTGCCAGTCTCCTGGCCCAGCCCGAAACTGCCCGCTTCGAATCCAAGAGGGTCTCCGGCAAGATGGTAGGCAAGGCGCTGGAAACGATCTGCGCCTTCTCCAACACGTTGGGCGGCACGCTGGCCCTCGGTTTGGAAGACCCTGGCAAGGCCGCGGGACAAGAGCGATTGTATGGGATGGAAGAAAACTCCGAGGCGGTGGACGAACTGCGCCGCAAGACGCTGACCCACCTGCTGCCGGCGGTGGAGGGACTGCGTTGGGTGCGGGTAGCCTGCCGGTTACGGGACGGCCGCGAAGGGCATGTTCTTCTAGTCATCGTGCCGCAAAGTCCCAAGGTTCATTCCATTCTGGACGACGGCACCTGGACCCGGCTGGATGCCAGCAACCGCGAGATGTCCGCCGCCGAGATCACCGAGCTTTCCTACCGGCGCGGCGTCATCAGCGCGGAATCCGAACCGGTGGCTGTGCCATTCGATCTGCTGGATACGGATACGTGGCGACATTTCGCATCGAGCCGGGGCTTTATCTCCGGCGATATTGCCGACCGCCTATTCCGAATTGGACTCGCCAAGCGCATAGGTGGTGAACTGCAACCGGTACGCGCGGCGGTATTGCTATTTGCGGATGAGCCGGGCGGTTTACTGGCTGCCCACCAGACGCGAGCGGATATACGGGTCTTTCACTACCGAGGCAACCGCATTGAGCCAGGCGCCATCCCCAATCTGCTCAAGCCGCCAAAAACCATCGCCGGCCCTATACCGCTGCAAATTAGCCGTGCCAGCGCCTATGTGCTCGACGAGTTGGCTGCCGGTCTGACTCTGGCGGACTCCGGTTTCAGAACTGTACACCGCTATCCGGAACGGGTGATCAAAGAGGCTATCACCAATGCAGTGATTCACCGCGATTACCGCCTCAACCGCGATATCCAGATCCGCATTTTCGATAATCGTATCGAGGTGGAAAGCCCCGGCCTATTTCCCGGAAACATCACGCCGGCCAATGTCGAGAAAGCCGGCTCGTTCGCTCGCAATCCGCTTGTCGCTCGCAATCTGCGCGAGTTTCCCGAGCCGCCCAATGTAGATGCTGGCGAAGGGGTGCGTATGATGTTCGCCGAAATGCGCTCGGCCAACCTATTCCCGCCTTTTTTCAAAGAAAACCGTGATGCCACCCAACCTTCGGTACTCGTGATCCTGCTGAATGAG
This portion of the Methylococcus mesophilus genome encodes:
- a CDS encoding helicase-related protein — encoded protein: MPRIFDNIENPLLPALQETLKVAERADFCVGYFNLRGWSHLSEYVDRWGGGDGQSCRLLVGMHIAPSDELRRALRSREDEDLLDNQTALREKRRIAEEFREQLTFGVPTNEDEAALRQLSAQIRAKKLLIKIYLRHPLHAKLYLLHRQDANNPVTGFLGSSNLTLAGLAKQGELNVDVLEHDACNKLVDWFEDRWRDRWCIDISKELADIIDESWAGERLVPPYHVYLKMAFHLAQEARAGLSEFRIPSVFGETLFDFQVAAVKIAAHHLNKRGGVLIGDVVGLGKSMMATALAKVFEDDYHTETLIICPKNLVSMWEDYAHRYRLHAKVLPLSKVLTELPEKTRRYRLVLIDESHNLRNKEGKRWKVIREYIERNDSLTVLLSATPYNKTYLDLSAQLALFLNEDADIGIRPEKLLTELGGEHEFIRRHQCGVRSLAAFEKSEIPDDWRDLMRLYMVRRTRGFIMQHYTHEDERGKYLLFSDDRKSYFPKRLPKNLSFKIDDANPSDPYARFYSEPVVNAINELILPRYGLGNYIAPKPKTPPTPHQAKVIEGLSRAGTRLMGFCRTNLFKRLESAGPAFILSIERHILRNFIVLHAIENGLDIPLGTQDAELLDTRHYDEDPDGLLADDNGDDDVTDPTATNGLRTEADYRARAAKAYEAYSGALKSRFKWLPGTLFVKALAKDLLSDALSLLKVLAMCGEWNPKQDTKLDALIDLIEKRHPKEKLLVFTQFADTARYLNAQLVARGIKQVEEATGQSADPTSLAWRFSPESNGKREQIKKAEELRVLIATDVLSEGQNLQDAHIIVNYDLPWAIIRLIQRAGRVDRIGQHSDTILCYSFVPAEGVERLINLRARVKQRLIENAEVVGSDESFFDDDTDEELIRDLYTEKNGILDDDGDTEVDLASYAYQIWKNATDADPSLAAKIEAMPNVVYATKAHEHNPASPRGVLVYMRTAQGNDALAWMDKAGKPVTQSQLTILKAAACAADTPPLPRTEHHHTLTQQGLAHIVEEEKSFGGALGRPSGARFKAFERLKRFREGLGDKRDLFITDEYVRRIDRVMEEIYRYPLYQSATDSLNRQIKAGIGDHQLLDIVFSLREDGRLCVIDDQDQQKESKLICSMGLA
- a CDS encoding Eco57I restriction-modification methylase domain-containing protein; amino-acid sequence: MTIDAARFQKLLGEFKLEQLFNELGWERPHLKPQAITANGESFSLTNIAHKRGVAVFRCSPDSSGKVPARPMLLKIEKEAAKLAHEHLLVFADAGETMLTWLWVSRAPGQPTTTRTHTWHKGQSGESLRQKLTQIVWSLEEEEAITLTDVITGLRNAFDRDRISKSFYDKFKAQHEAFADFIEGLSAASDKAWYASLMLNRLMFVYFIQKKGFLDGDENYLANRMAQVQAAAGKGKFHSFYRQFLRRLFHEGLGQAKGERNPELTRLIGDVPYLNGGLFSLHELEEANPSIEVPDEAFERLFAFFDAWDWHLDDRPLASGKEINPDVLGYIFEKYINQKQMGAYYTKEDITEYISKNTVVPHLIEQARERCKVAFDGEASVWNLLKADPDRYVYPAMKTGVIDAAGNVVPETALPDFVQAGMKDAKARMFERRYNLGEAVFHTAFGERGTLPTETWREYVERRSRCLAVRGKLVRGEVKSADDLITLNLNIRQFMQDVIDTCTGPDLLRAVWQAIVGHVPEKANEKFRHGITILDPTCGSGAFLFAALGVLEPLYEACLERMEGFVEDAKKLGKAGEADFAKVLAEVDKHPSRRYYIFKSIILHNLFGVDIMAEAVEICKLRLFLKLVSQVDAGRELEPLPDIDFNIRAGNTLVGYATEAQFDSIGTGKMEYGEQQDHKARIKADLADLADAFDFFRGQQTVHGGKVTADDKRKLRDKLNGLSLELDRYLARNYGIDPDKAKPLAAWRESHQPFHWFAEFYGVMRGGGFDVVIGNPPYVEYKDVKQSYTVRAFQSESCSDLYAFSTERSVEIIGTQGRLGLIVPISVFGTDGFQPLQRLVLDAINPIWVSSFSNRPSQLFDGAQKRLTILLGRQSVERSGAIYTARYYRWKREEFESLFRSRITYVAQDSAFRVFPASLEKLGSTIETKAFEQLVASRERLAAATARTGQSKVYYTRKFGYFLAFLDFVPEVVNSRSGVRVLPSELKELGFDSSESVCAVVGALSSSTFFWFWNVLSDCRNLNRRDLLAFPFDPHRVPRDFGKKMSDLGRLYLKKLRSTSSSMIKSGLTIETFDYAQCKQIADDIDVLLAWHFGLDDEELDFIVNYDIKYRMGGADEEA
- a CDS encoding DNA-processing protein DprA, translating into MKPTLVTLPHLCAQRVGIEAAAQIVGAGETALLAEPLLGLIASRECPGHVLLETLDCVPEWVKAGRVIVSGYHSPLEQQVLRSVLRRKGRVVKVLARGMKEYRPQPEEREPLTTGRMLVITACPTEVRRTTRETALARNRLVLALASEIIVPYVADDSPMARLLEEICHA
- a CDS encoding ATP-binding protein, which translates into the protein MHDLIGPQAEALVASLLAQPETARFESKRVSGKMVGKALETICAFSNTLGGTLALGLEDPGKAAGQERLYGMEENSEAVDELRRKTLTHLLPAVEGLRWVRVACRLRDGREGHVLLVIVPQSPKVHSILDDGTWTRLDASNREMSAAEITELSYRRGVISAESEPVAVPFDLLDTDTWRHFASSRGFISGDIADRLFRIGLAKRIGGELQPVRAAVLLFADEPGGLLAAHQTRADIRVFHYRGNRIEPGAIPNLLKPPKTIAGPIPLQISRASAYVLDELAAGLTLADSGFRTVHRYPERVIKEAITNAVIHRDYRLNRDIQIRIFDNRIEVESPGLFPGNITPANVEKAGSFARNPLVARNLREFPEPPNVDAGEGVRMMFAEMRSANLFPPFFKENRDATQPSVLVILLNEERPPVWEQVSDWMDRNGPLANSDLCQIAGVDTLKASKMLKRWVEQGVLLRDDSAGKRHTVYRKPVPDSAVETASSLSLALDNGQDK